A stretch of the Rhinoderma darwinii isolate aRhiDar2 chromosome 3, aRhiDar2.hap1, whole genome shotgun sequence genome encodes the following:
- the LOC142748458 gene encoding zona pellucida sperm-binding protein 3-like yields the protein MELWVRWSWLLVVLLCGPGFSSSLVRHQRQSDPRWRNYQPGWGSSRGLGQPVSRVGSPRGNPWSSAQTGWGSRYIGELQPRQLTQSPNSPISVQCGEDRLVVMVTRDFYGNGKLVKPSDLTLGSCRPGLQTTDTTVVFVNGLQECGNSLEMTSDWLIYTSNLRYTPTSSSNVPIIRSNSAVVPIQCYYPRHGNVSSNAVQPTWIPFSTTVTTEERLVFSLRLMTADWNAPSPSLVFQLGDMFYIEASLDVQNHVPMTLFVDSCVATIAPDMTSSPRYEIISNNGCLMDGMQEDSSSVFVSPRPQAEKLRFMVDAFRFTDSDVSTIYITCSLRAADINQTPDPVNKACSYNKATSSWSPVEGSSGICQCCTTRNCATASGQRMAWGSSLGRPRGLGKRDVGSPVEKHGLATLGPLLVTEDKPNQISGAGRTGASRMTAGHEPLQLWVLVAIVSVSLVIVVVGLTMVRKCLLKRFSHKESVKK from the exons ATGGAGCTGTGGGTCAGGTGGAGTTGGTTGTTAGTGGTTCTTCTCTGTGGACCAGGCTTTAGTAGTTCCTTGGTTAGACACCAGCGCCAGTCAGACCCTAGGTGGAGGAATTATCAGCCTGGATGGGGATCTTCTAGAGGACTTGGACAACCTGTGTCTAGAGTGGgctctcctagaggaaacccttgGTCTTCAGCTCAGACTGGATGGGGCTCCAGGTATATTGGAGAACTTCAGCCACGACAGCTTACACAATCTCCAAACTCCCCTATCAGTGTGCAgtgtggagaggacaggttggtgGTGATGGTGACCAGAGACTTCTATGGGAATGGAAAGCTGGTGAAGCCCTCAGACCTGACCCTGGGTTCCTGCCGTCCTGGACTGCAGACTACAGATACTACTGTGGTTTTTGTAAATGGCCTTCAAGAATGTGGAAACAGCCTAGAG ATGACTTCTGACTGGCTGATCTACACGTCCAACCTACGCTACACCCCCACTTCCTCCAGCAATGTGCCAATTATTAGGTCCAACTCTGCTGTGGTTCCCATCCAGTGTTACTACCCAAG ACATGGCAATGTGAGCAGCAATGCAGTCCAGCCAACATGGATTCCATTCAGTACCACGGTGACCACAGAAGAGCGGCTGGTCTTCTCCTTGCGTCTAATGACTG CGGACTGGAATGCTCCCAGTCCATCACTAGTCTTCCAACTTGGTGACATGTTCTACATTGAAGCCTCTTtggatgttcagaaccatgtcccGATGACCCTGTTTGTTGACAGCTGTGTGGCCACCATTGCTCCAGATATGACCTCCAGTCCCCGTTATGAGATTATCTCTAACAATGG ATGCTTGATGGATGGTATGCAAGAAGATTCCTCCTCAGTCTTTGTCTCCCCCAGACCACAAGCTGAAAAGCTGCGCTTCATGGTTGATGCCTTCAGGTTCACTGACAGTGATGTCTCTACG ATCTATATCACATGTTCTCTGAGAGCTGCCGACATCAACCAGACCCCTGATCCAGTAAACAAGGCCTGCTCCTACAACAAGGCTACCAGCAG TTGGTCACCTGTGGAAGGATCAAGTGGGATCTGCCAGTGCTGCACCACCAGGAACTGTGCTACTGCTTCAGGCCAGAGAATGGCGTGGGGCTCCTCACTTGGAAGACCCAGAGGACTTGGGAAGAGAGATGTTG GTTCCCCTGTAGAGAAACATGGCCTGGCCACACTGGGTCCACTTCTAGTGACTGAAGACAAGCCTAACCAGATCTCCGGAGCAGGACGCACTGGAGCTTCCAGAATGACAGCAGGACATGAACCTCTACAGCTGTGGGTGCTGGTGGCCATCGTGTCCGTCAGTTTAGTAATTGTTGTTGTTGGTCTTACTATGGTTAGAAAATGTCTTCTGAAAAGATTCTCCCACAaagaatctgtaaaaaaataa